In one Trichlorobacter lovleyi SZ genomic region, the following are encoded:
- a CDS encoding ABC transporter substrate-binding protein, whose protein sequence is MTLRTKLPAEQVLMVLLSIALCLALGAAAWAAPSDETMRFGEQMYRKGLLPSGAPIKAYVSGDVPVDGTSFTCVSCHLRSGLGSIEGEVITLPTNGRILYQPRRPFIPGSEFVPSYSNYAKYLPERPAYTDDSLAALILTGIDPTGRSVLKVMPRYDLGDKDMAIMISYLKSLSDQPPPGVTKEEIRFATVIVEGTDPVAVQSMLAPLQFSIDRKNSLATAAVKNHRVARMGYNMLGDLSALKFSLSRWTLKGAPATWLSQLEEYYRKEPVFALLGGISEGEWEPVHRFCEEKKIPNLFPVVDYPVLSDTDWYTLYFSRGVRQEGEAAARYLHGMAELFKGRPVLQLYRAGRKGQALAAGFRESWKTAGGGAITEVRLPANEKLTAKKVRQLVNRKNPAALVLWDDAASLPALSGLAAQKKRPGLVLASGTYLGKALWTIPEELRALLYLTYPYRLPQEDSRFDVNVKRVLQGRPLELYEQRIVRQSYLTGEVLGKALMMMRGEYYRDYLYDVIGMMSDMHYPLYERVSFGPGQRYASKGSYIVQLGSGRNPVLERRSEWVIP, encoded by the coding sequence ATGACACTACGTACGAAACTGCCGGCAGAACAGGTCTTAATGGTGCTGTTGAGTATAGCTCTCTGTCTTGCCCTGGGCGCAGCTGCCTGGGCTGCCCCTTCAGACGAAACCATGCGGTTCGGGGAGCAGATGTACCGCAAAGGGCTGCTCCCCTCCGGGGCTCCCATCAAGGCCTATGTCAGCGGCGATGTGCCGGTGGACGGCACATCGTTCACCTGCGTCAGTTGCCATCTGCGCAGCGGACTCGGCTCTATTGAAGGGGAGGTCATCACGCTACCGACCAACGGGAGGATCCTGTATCAGCCGAGAAGGCCGTTTATCCCCGGCTCCGAGTTTGTTCCTTCCTACTCCAACTATGCAAAATACCTGCCGGAGCGTCCTGCCTATACCGACGATTCGCTGGCTGCGCTGATCCTGACCGGTATTGACCCCACCGGCCGGTCGGTTCTGAAGGTCATGCCCCGTTACGACCTGGGCGACAAGGATATGGCGATTATGATCAGCTATCTGAAATCACTTTCTGATCAGCCGCCTCCCGGCGTGACCAAAGAAGAGATCAGGTTTGCCACGGTCATTGTTGAAGGGACTGACCCGGTTGCGGTGCAGTCGATGCTGGCCCCCCTGCAGTTCAGTATTGACCGCAAGAACAGCCTGGCTACCGCCGCAGTGAAAAATCATCGTGTGGCGCGGATGGGCTACAACATGCTGGGAGATCTTTCCGCCCTCAAATTTTCACTGTCACGCTGGACGCTCAAGGGGGCTCCGGCAACCTGGCTGTCTCAGCTGGAAGAATACTACCGCAAGGAGCCGGTCTTTGCCTTGCTGGGTGGTATCTCGGAAGGGGAGTGGGAGCCGGTGCACCGCTTCTGCGAAGAGAAAAAGATCCCCAACCTGTTTCCGGTTGTAGACTACCCGGTACTCTCGGATACAGACTGGTATACCCTCTATTTCTCGCGTGGGGTCCGCCAGGAGGGCGAAGCTGCGGCCCGCTATCTGCACGGCATGGCCGAGCTGTTTAAAGGCAGGCCGGTACTGCAGCTGTACCGGGCCGGTCGCAAAGGGCAGGCCCTGGCAGCAGGATTCAGGGAGTCCTGGAAGACTGCCGGTGGTGGTGCGATAACAGAGGTCCGTCTGCCTGCCAATGAAAAGCTGACGGCAAAAAAGGTACGGCAACTGGTTAACCGGAAAAATCCGGCAGCCCTGGTTCTTTGGGATGATGCAGCGTCACTGCCGGCACTGTCAGGGCTGGCAGCGCAGAAAAAGCGGCCCGGTCTGGTCCTTGCCTCCGGCACCTATCTGGGCAAGGCGCTGTGGACGATCCCGGAAGAATTGCGAGCTCTGCTCTATCTGACCTACCCCTATCGCCTGCCCCAGGAGGACAGCCGCTTTGACGTCAATGTCAAGCGGGTGCTGCAGGGTAGACCACTTGAACTGTATGAACAGAGGATCGTCAGGCAGTCCTATCTTACCGGCGAAGTGCTTGGCAAGGCGTTGATGATGATGCGCGGCGAATATTACCGCGATTACCTGTATGATGTGATCGGTATGATGTCGGACATGCACTACCCCCTGTATGAACGGGTCAGTTTCGGGCCGGGCCAGCGCTATGCCTCCAAGGGCTCCTATATTGTGCAGTTGGGCAGTGGCAGGAATCCCGTGCTCGAACGCCGCAGTGAATGGGTAATACCGTGA